Proteins from one Planctomyces sp. SH-PL62 genomic window:
- the rpmC gene encoding 50S ribosomal protein L29, producing the protein MSKASELRDHSDEQLELQLKDVQKNLFRLRLQSETERLEAPSEIIKAKREIARIKTILRQRQIEREKAAGVAS; encoded by the coding sequence ATGAGCAAGGCCTCCGAACTCCGCGACCACTCCGACGAGCAGCTCGAGCTGCAGCTGAAGGACGTGCAGAAGAACCTGTTCCGCCTCCGGCTCCAGAGCGAGACCGAGCGGCTCGAGGCCCCCAGCGAGATCATCAAGGCCAAGCGCGAGATCGCCCGGATCAAGACGATCCTCCGCCAGCGCCAGATCGAGCGCGAGAAGGCCGCCGGAGTCGCCTCCTGA
- the rpsH gene encoding 30S ribosomal protein S8: protein MMTDPIADMLTRIRNAVRIERTSLDMPASNMRRGIAQVLKDEGYIWDFEEIETVPARTLRLHMKYGPNGERLITKIDRISKPGRRVYRGYKDLRPVLGGMGIQILSTPRGIVSDRRARDQKVGGEVLAMIY from the coding sequence ATGATGACCGACCCGATCGCAGATATGCTGACCCGGATCCGCAACGCCGTGCGGATCGAGCGCACGTCCCTCGACATGCCCGCTTCCAACATGCGGCGGGGGATCGCCCAGGTCCTTAAGGACGAAGGCTACATCTGGGATTTCGAAGAGATCGAGACCGTCCCGGCCCGCACCCTTCGGCTCCACATGAAGTACGGCCCCAACGGCGAGCGGCTGATCACCAAGATCGACCGCATCAGCAAGCCGGGCCGCCGGGTCTACCGGGGCTACAAGGACCTCAGGCCGGTCCTCGGCGGCATGGGGATCCAGATCCTCAGCACCCCTCGGGGGATCGTCAGCGACCGCCGCGCCCGCGACCAGAAGGTCGGCGGCGAAGTCCTGGCCATGATCTACTAA
- the rplE gene encoding 50S ribosomal protein L5, translated as MARLQELYKTEIKQAVAAKFNLDNPMAIPKLSKIVVNMGVGRATQDKTILDSAAESLGRITGQRPALTKAKTSVSGFRLREGNDIGCKVTLRGARMYEFLDRLVSIALPRIRDFRGVNPNSFDGHGNYSLGLAEQVVFPEIDADRIQHTHGMDVTIVTTAQNDDQARELLRLFGVPFRQPGSAGGRYGK; from the coding sequence ATGGCTCGCCTCCAAGAACTGTACAAGACCGAGATCAAGCAGGCGGTCGCCGCCAAGTTCAACCTCGACAACCCGATGGCGATCCCCAAGCTCTCCAAGATCGTCGTCAACATGGGCGTCGGCCGGGCCACCCAGGACAAGACCATCCTGGACTCCGCCGCCGAGAGCCTCGGCCGGATCACCGGCCAGCGTCCGGCCCTCACCAAGGCCAAGACGTCGGTGTCGGGCTTCCGCCTCCGCGAGGGGAACGACATCGGCTGCAAGGTGACCCTGCGGGGGGCGAGGATGTACGAATTCCTCGACCGCCTGGTGTCGATCGCCCTGCCTCGTATCCGCGACTTCCGCGGCGTCAACCCCAACAGCTTCGACGGCCACGGCAACTACAGCCTGGGCCTCGCCGAGCAGGTCGTCTTCCCCGAGATCGACGCCGACCGGATCCAGCACACCCACGGCATGGACGTGACCATCGTCACCACCGCCCAGAACGACGACCAGGCCCGGGAACTCCTCCGCCTGTTCGGCGTCCCGTTCCGCCAGCCCGGCTCGGCCGGCGGCCGCTACGGCAAGTGA
- the rpsQ gene encoding 30S ribosomal protein S17: MSQPSLANANSTAARKPRKTEVGVVASDKMNKTRRVVVERLVPHDKYGKLMKRRTVCHTHDELNESHVGDLVEIMETRPVSKLKRWRLVRIVRKGAQQALAGEGEAAAPTPKPAD, encoded by the coding sequence ATGAGCCAACCCAGCCTCGCGAATGCGAATTCGACGGCCGCCCGCAAGCCCCGCAAGACGGAGGTCGGCGTGGTGGCGTCGGACAAGATGAACAAGACCCGCCGGGTCGTGGTCGAGCGGCTCGTGCCCCACGACAAGTACGGCAAGCTGATGAAGCGCCGGACCGTCTGCCACACCCACGACGAGCTCAACGAGTCCCACGTGGGGGATCTGGTCGAGATCATGGAGACCCGGCCGGTGTCGAAGCTCAAGCGGTGGAGGCTGGTCCGGATCGTCCGCAAGGGCGCCCAGCAGGCCCTCGCCGGCGAGGGCGAGGCCGCGGCCCCGACCCCGAAGCCGGCCGACTGA
- the rplC gene encoding 50S ribosomal protein L3, translated as MRVGLLGRKIGMTQIFQEDGTAVPITVLECGPCTVLQVRTDEVDGYHAVQLGFDDKKRKNATQAERGHAKKVEAEPKRYVKEIRQAEAVDVAAGTTLTVEVFGDVKNVDVTGVSKGRGFSGVMKRHGFRGLRATHGVKRMHRHPGSSGPSADPSRTRKGIRKPGQFGNAQVTVRNLEIVRVDPTNNLLLLRGAVPGPNGGYLTVRQTNKG; from the coding sequence ATGCGAGTGGGACTGCTGGGACGGAAGATCGGAATGACCCAGATCTTCCAGGAGGACGGCACCGCCGTCCCGATCACGGTTCTGGAGTGCGGGCCCTGCACCGTGCTGCAGGTCCGCACCGACGAAGTCGACGGCTACCACGCGGTCCAGCTCGGTTTCGACGACAAGAAGCGGAAGAACGCCACCCAGGCGGAGCGAGGCCACGCCAAGAAGGTGGAGGCCGAGCCCAAGCGTTACGTCAAGGAGATCCGCCAGGCCGAGGCGGTCGACGTGGCGGCCGGGACCACCCTGACGGTCGAGGTCTTCGGCGACGTGAAGAACGTCGACGTGACCGGCGTCAGCAAGGGTCGCGGCTTCTCCGGCGTCATGAAGCGTCACGGCTTCCGCGGCCTCCGGGCCACGCACGGCGTCAAGCGGATGCACCGCCATCCCGGCTCCTCCGGTCCCAGCGCCGACCCGTCGCGGACCCGCAAGGGCATCCGCAAGCCGGGCCAGTTCGGCAACGCCCAGGTGACCGTGCGGAACCTGGAAATCGTCCGGGTGGACCCGACCAACAACCTCTTGCTGCTCCGCGGCGCCGTCCCCGGCCCCAACGGCGGCTACCTGACCGTCCGTCAGACCAACAAGGGCTGA
- the rplW gene encoding 50S ribosomal protein L23, with translation MVTLRRAPAYSRKGPALDPHQVVVRPLITEKATHLSERHNAYTFEVNPLVGKTEIKAAVEVLFNVKVRDVRIQNRKGKLRRVKLQQGRTRSWKKAIVALHDDYRIDFY, from the coding sequence ATGGTCACGCTCCGCCGAGCCCCCGCATACTCCCGCAAGGGACCGGCCCTCGACCCCCACCAGGTGGTCGTCCGGCCGCTGATCACCGAGAAGGCGACCCACCTTTCGGAGCGGCACAACGCCTACACGTTCGAGGTCAACCCCCTGGTGGGCAAGACCGAGATCAAGGCGGCCGTCGAGGTCCTCTTCAACGTGAAGGTCCGCGACGTCCGCATCCAGAACCGCAAGGGCAAGCTCCGCCGGGTCAAGCTCCAGCAGGGCCGCACCCGGAGCTGGAAGAAGGCGATCGTCGCCCTCCACGACGACTATCGGATCGACTTCTATTGA
- the rplX gene encoding 50S ribosomal protein L24 has product MHIRKDDQVEVIAGDDKGTPSSRRIAKVLRAIPSKNKVVVEGVNRVYKHMKPSQKNPQGGRLSKEMPVAVSNVLLFCPKCNRGVRQGARFTAEGVKERFCRKCGQGLGTLGPKKKAHAEAAQADR; this is encoded by the coding sequence ATGCATATCCGGAAAGACGACCAGGTCGAAGTGATCGCCGGCGACGACAAGGGGACCCCGTCGAGCCGACGCATCGCCAAGGTGCTCCGGGCGATCCCCTCGAAGAACAAAGTCGTCGTCGAGGGGGTCAACCGGGTCTACAAGCACATGAAGCCGAGCCAGAAGAACCCCCAGGGGGGGCGGCTCTCCAAGGAAATGCCCGTCGCTGTCTCGAACGTCCTCCTCTTCTGCCCGAAGTGCAACCGCGGCGTCCGTCAGGGCGCCCGGTTCACCGCCGAGGGCGTGAAGGAGCGCTTCTGCCGCAAGTGCGGCCAGGGGCTGGGGACGCTCGGGCCCAAGAAGAAGGCGCACGCCGAGGCCGCCCAGGCCGACCGCTGA
- the rplP gene encoding 50S ribosomal protein L16: protein MALMPKRVKYRKSQKGRVKGNATRGNYVAFGEYGLQTLEPGRISAQTIEAGRVVASQAVKGGGKLYIRIFPHKSVTAIPAETRMGKGKGEVEFWAAVVKPGTILYEIGGLSEDAARAAFNRVSHKLPVACRFVTRRPTV from the coding sequence ATGGCGCTGATGCCCAAGCGGGTCAAGTATCGAAAAAGCCAAAAAGGCCGCGTAAAAGGTAACGCCACCCGCGGCAACTACGTCGCGTTCGGCGAGTACGGGCTGCAGACCCTCGAGCCCGGGCGGATCAGCGCCCAGACCATCGAGGCCGGCCGCGTGGTCGCCAGCCAGGCGGTCAAGGGGGGCGGCAAGCTCTACATCCGGATCTTCCCGCACAAGAGCGTGACCGCGATCCCGGCCGAGACCCGAATGGGCAAGGGCAAGGGCGAAGTCGAGTTCTGGGCCGCGGTGGTGAAGCCGGGGACGATCCTCTACGAGATCGGCGGGCTGTCCGAGGACGCCGCCCGGGCCGCGTTCAACCGCGTGTCCCACAAGTTGCCCGTCGCCTGCCGCTTCGTGACCCGCCGGCCGACGGTCTGA
- the rplD gene encoding 50S ribosomal protein L4 — protein MLTIPVYNPDGAKVGEESIDPADFGGAVNKQLLHDVVLMHLAARRVGTVNTRGRSDVAGSKKKLFRQKGTGNARAGSKRTNKRKGGGVAFARRNRDYRYSIPKKAVRTAIRMALLSKFQDNQVLVLDGLSLDKPQTRTVAKALKAIRRPDITEAEAAEVVGETKAQAVRRTLDGRSILLGLPAADPVLYRSARNIEGVTVAPVAEFNTYDVLKQRYLVLTREALTTLIERVKSQPARRAVEA, from the coding sequence ATGCTGACGATCCCTGTTTACAACCCCGACGGCGCCAAGGTGGGTGAGGAGTCGATCGACCCCGCCGACTTCGGCGGGGCCGTCAACAAGCAGCTCCTTCACGACGTGGTCCTGATGCACCTGGCCGCCCGCCGGGTCGGGACCGTGAACACCCGAGGCCGGTCGGACGTCGCCGGCTCGAAGAAGAAGCTGTTCCGCCAGAAGGGGACGGGCAACGCCCGGGCCGGTTCCAAGCGGACCAACAAGCGGAAGGGCGGCGGCGTCGCCTTCGCCCGCCGCAACCGCGACTACCGCTACAGCATCCCCAAGAAGGCCGTCCGCACGGCCATCCGGATGGCCCTGCTGTCCAAGTTCCAGGACAACCAGGTCCTGGTGCTCGACGGCCTGAGCCTCGACAAGCCCCAGACCCGGACGGTCGCCAAGGCCCTCAAGGCGATCCGCCGGCCCGACATCACCGAGGCCGAGGCCGCCGAGGTCGTGGGCGAGACCAAGGCCCAGGCCGTGCGTCGGACCCTCGACGGCCGGTCGATCCTGCTGGGCCTGCCGGCCGCCGACCCGGTCCTCTACCGCAGCGCCCGCAACATCGAGGGCGTGACGGTGGCCCCGGTCGCCGAATTCAACACCTACGACGTGCTCAAGCAGCGATACCTGGTCCTGACGCGCGAGGCGCTCACGACCCTGATCGAGCGCGTGAAGTCCCAGCCGGCGCGTCGCGCCGTGGAGGCCTGA
- the rplN gene encoding 50S ribosomal protein L14 — MIQMQTRLDVADNSGAKEVMCIKVLGGSASRYKRRTAGIGDTIIASVKKASPGSDVKAGDVVRCVIVRTRNQARRTDGSYVKFDRNAVVLIDNEKNPRGTRIFGAIARELRDRQFMKIISLASEVV; from the coding sequence ATGATCCAGATGCAGACCCGGCTCGACGTGGCCGACAACAGCGGCGCCAAGGAAGTGATGTGCATCAAGGTGCTCGGCGGCAGCGCGTCCCGCTACAAGCGGCGCACCGCCGGCATCGGCGACACGATCATCGCCAGCGTCAAGAAGGCCTCGCCCGGCAGCGACGTCAAGGCGGGAGACGTGGTCCGCTGCGTCATCGTCCGGACCCGCAACCAGGCCCGCCGCACCGACGGCAGCTACGTCAAGTTCGACCGCAACGCGGTCGTCCTGATCGACAACGAGAAGAACCCCCGCGGCACGCGCATCTTCGGGGCCATCGCCCGCGAGCTCCGCGACCGCCAGTTCATGAAGATCATCAGCCTGGCCTCCGAGGTCGTCTGA
- the rplF gene encoding 50S ribosomal protein L6 — translation MSRIGRKPVVVPANVKVAIADSTIQVEGPKGKLSYGHRPEVSVTFDEAKNEIAVARRNDERMSRALHGLTRSLVANMVEGVATGYTRKLEIVGVGYQAQLKKANTIALQVGYANQIVLEAPAGVTVAVPDATHVVVTGADKQAVGQFAAEVRAVRPPEPYKGKGIRYEGEAVRRKAGKAFGSK, via the coding sequence ATGTCCCGTATCGGTCGAAAGCCGGTCGTCGTCCCGGCCAACGTGAAAGTCGCGATCGCCGACTCGACGATCCAGGTCGAGGGGCCCAAGGGCAAGCTCAGCTACGGCCACCGTCCCGAGGTCTCCGTGACCTTCGACGAGGCCAAGAACGAGATCGCCGTCGCCCGTCGCAACGACGAGCGGATGAGCCGGGCGCTCCACGGCCTGACCCGGAGCCTCGTGGCCAACATGGTCGAGGGCGTGGCGACCGGCTACACCCGGAAGCTTGAGATCGTCGGCGTCGGCTACCAGGCCCAGCTCAAGAAGGCGAACACCATCGCCTTGCAGGTCGGGTACGCCAACCAGATCGTCCTGGAGGCGCCCGCCGGGGTGACGGTGGCCGTCCCGGACGCCACGCACGTCGTCGTCACCGGCGCCGACAAGCAGGCCGTCGGCCAGTTCGCCGCCGAGGTCCGCGCGGTGCGGCCGCCCGAACCCTACAAGGGCAAGGGGATCCGCTACGAGGGCGAGGCCGTCCGTCGCAAGGCGGGCAAGGCGTTCGGCTCGAAGTGA
- the rplR gene encoding 50S ribosomal protein L18 has product MDTANHHLLVQTRRLRRQRRIRKRLAGTPERPRLAVFRSSKHIYAQVIDDRAGKTLVQASTVDPEVKAEVAYGGNKAAAAVVGRVVAARAKAAGLGKICFDRRSYKYHGRVEALAAAAREAGLDF; this is encoded by the coding sequence GTGGACACCGCCAACCACCACCTGCTGGTCCAGACGCGCCGCCTGCGCCGCCAGCGCCGGATTCGCAAGCGGCTCGCCGGGACGCCCGAGCGTCCCCGCCTGGCCGTCTTCCGCAGCTCGAAGCACATTTACGCCCAGGTGATCGACGACCGGGCCGGCAAGACCCTGGTCCAGGCGAGCACCGTGGATCCCGAGGTCAAGGCCGAGGTCGCCTACGGCGGCAACAAGGCGGCCGCCGCGGTCGTCGGCCGGGTCGTCGCGGCGCGAGCCAAGGCGGCCGGTCTGGGCAAGATCTGCTTCGACCGCCGCAGCTACAAGTATCACGGCCGCGTCGAGGCCCTGGCCGCCGCCGCTCGCGAGGCCGGCCTCGATTTCTGA
- the rpsS gene encoding 30S ribosomal protein S19: MGRSLKKGPYVVERLLEKAAKADAMGAREPIKTWARACTIVPEFIGKNFAIHNGKNFIKLYVTEDMVGHKFGEFAPTRTFRSHGGKSAKGARK, translated from the coding sequence ATGGGACGTTCGCTCAAGAAAGGCCCGTACGTCGTCGAGCGGCTGCTGGAGAAGGCCGCCAAGGCCGACGCCATGGGCGCCCGCGAGCCGATCAAGACCTGGGCCCGGGCCTGCACCATCGTGCCCGAATTCATCGGCAAGAACTTCGCGATCCACAACGGCAAGAACTTCATCAAGCTGTACGTGACCGAGGACATGGTCGGTCACAAGTTCGGCGAGTTCGCGCCGACGCGGACGTTCCGGAGCCACGGCGGCAAGTCCGCGAAGGGCGCGAGGAAGTAA
- the rplB gene encoding 50S ribosomal protein L2, producing the protein MGIRYYKPTSPGRRNASVSDFSELTDKNKKPEKSLTEPLKKTGGRNNQGFITARHRGGGHKRMYRIIDFRRNDRDGQVAQVTHIEYDPNRSARIALIVYPDGAKRYIVAPEGLKAGMAVNSGPDAEPKVGNCLPLSKIPTGHSIHNIEMQPGGGAKLCRSAGVSATLTAREGTWAQITLPSGEVRRIPATCRATIGVVGNSDHMNIRLGKAGRKRWLGRRPHVRGMAMNPVDHPMGGGEGRSKGHTPQSPTGVLAKGGKTRRRRKPSNKAIIRRRTSVRYGQLKV; encoded by the coding sequence ATGGGCATCCGCTACTACAAGCCGACCAGTCCGGGCCGCCGCAACGCGTCGGTCAGCGACTTCTCGGAGCTGACGGATAAGAACAAGAAGCCGGAGAAGTCACTCACCGAGCCGCTCAAGAAGACCGGCGGGCGGAACAACCAGGGCTTCATCACGGCCCGGCACCGCGGCGGCGGCCACAAGCGGATGTACCGGATCATCGACTTCCGGCGCAACGACCGCGACGGCCAGGTCGCCCAGGTGACCCACATCGAATACGACCCCAACCGGTCGGCCCGGATCGCCCTCATCGTCTATCCCGACGGTGCCAAGCGGTACATCGTGGCCCCCGAGGGGTTGAAGGCGGGGATGGCCGTCAACTCCGGGCCCGACGCCGAGCCCAAGGTGGGCAACTGCCTGCCGCTGAGCAAGATCCCCACCGGGCACTCGATCCACAACATCGAGATGCAGCCCGGCGGCGGGGCCAAGCTCTGCCGCTCGGCCGGGGTGTCGGCGACGCTGACCGCCCGCGAGGGGACCTGGGCCCAGATCACGCTGCCGTCGGGCGAGGTCCGCCGGATCCCGGCCACCTGCCGGGCGACGATCGGCGTGGTCGGCAACTCCGACCACATGAACATCCGCCTGGGCAAGGCGGGTCGCAAGCGGTGGCTGGGGCGTCGTCCCCACGTCCGCGGCATGGCGATGAACCCGGTCGACCACCCGATGGGCGGCGGCGAGGGGCGGTCGAAGGGCCACACCCCGCAGTCGCCGACCGGCGTTCTGGCGAAGGGGGGCAAGACCCGTCGCCGCCGCAAGCCGTCGAACAAGGCGATCATCCGCCGCCGTACGAGCGTCCGCTACGGTCAGCTCAAGGTCTGA
- the rpsC gene encoding 30S ribosomal protein S3: MGQKVRPTGFRVGVMEDWRSRWYASKHEFADLLVEDFKIRKFIKNKYGFAGIPKIEIERTRDAVTVLLSTARPGVVIGRKGAEVEKLQEELQNLTGRRIEIKIVEVPRPEIDAQLISEDIAEQLQKRSSFRRTIKRALEQTMDGGARGVKVQLSGRLGGAEMSRTEAAAKGSVPLSTLRAKIDYGFAEAKTAQGHIGVKVWVNQGDYLKMEAGDGADAQAGQVSKKPKRPRKR, encoded by the coding sequence ATGGGCCAGAAGGTTCGACCGACCGGGTTCCGCGTGGGCGTGATGGAGGACTGGCGGAGCCGCTGGTACGCCTCCAAGCACGAGTTCGCCGACCTCTTGGTCGAGGATTTCAAGATCCGGAAGTTCATCAAGAACAAGTACGGATTCGCCGGCATCCCCAAGATCGAGATCGAGCGGACGCGAGACGCCGTGACGGTGCTCCTGTCGACCGCCCGCCCGGGCGTGGTGATCGGCCGCAAGGGGGCCGAGGTCGAGAAGCTCCAGGAGGAGCTGCAGAACCTCACCGGCCGCCGGATCGAGATCAAGATCGTCGAGGTCCCCCGACCCGAGATCGACGCCCAGCTGATCAGCGAGGACATCGCCGAGCAGCTCCAGAAGCGTTCGAGCTTCCGGCGGACGATCAAGCGGGCGCTTGAGCAGACGATGGACGGCGGCGCCAGGGGCGTCAAGGTCCAGCTCTCCGGGCGGCTGGGCGGGGCCGAGATGTCGCGGACCGAGGCGGCGGCCAAGGGGTCCGTCCCCCTGAGCACCCTCCGGGCCAAGATCGACTACGGTTTCGCCGAGGCCAAGACCGCGCAGGGCCACATCGGCGTCAAGGTATGGGTCAACCAGGGCGACTATTTGAAGATGGAGGCTGGCGATGGCGCTGATGCCCAAGCGGGTCAAGTATCGAAAAAGCCAAAAAGGCCGCGTAAAAGGTAA
- a CDS encoding type Z 30S ribosomal protein S14, with product MSTKAQKIKSETPRKFAVQHRNRCRLCGRPRAYYRKFGICRICFRNLASRGLIPGVKKASW from the coding sequence ATGTCGACCAAGGCCCAGAAGATCAAGTCCGAGACGCCCCGCAAGTTCGCCGTCCAGCACCGCAATCGGTGCCGGCTTTGCGGTCGTCCCCGAGCCTACTATCGCAAGTTCGGCATCTGCCGGATCTGCTTCCGGAATCTGGCCAGCCGCGGCCTGATCCCGGGCGTCAAGAAGGCGAGCTGGTAG
- the rplV gene encoding 50S ribosomal protein L22, translated as MSTIAEYTASHRFARISVRKVRPLLDLIRGKYADDALDILKYMPHRGARLVERVLRSAMANAEDRGVRNVGDLVVTDARGDGGPMFKRLMPRARGMAYLIRRRSSHIAIGLEDFSRTDEA; from the coding sequence ATGAGCACCATCGCCGAATACACGGCCAGCCACCGATTCGCCCGCATCTCGGTGCGGAAGGTCCGGCCCCTGCTGGACCTGATCCGCGGCAAGTACGCCGACGACGCGCTCGACATCCTGAAGTACATGCCCCACCGGGGCGCCCGGCTGGTCGAGCGGGTGCTCAGGAGCGCCATGGCCAACGCCGAGGACCGCGGGGTCCGCAACGTCGGCGACCTGGTGGTCACGGACGCCCGGGGCGACGGCGGCCCGATGTTCAAGCGGCTGATGCCCCGGGCTCGGGGCATGGCCTACCTGATCCGCCGCCGCAGCAGCCACATCGCGATCGGGCTGGAGGATTTCAGCCGGACCGACGAGGCCTGA